The proteins below are encoded in one region of Styela clava chromosome 4, kaStyClav1.hap1.2, whole genome shotgun sequence:
- the LOC144422143 gene encoding uncharacterized protein LOC144422143 — protein sequence MADKFKTPEMDWTSAGNMHKRFKLFKQKCDLIFDGPLADKPEAYKVRMLLLWINDKGLEIYNTSVWTEEGDNMKLARVLEKLEAYTKPQGNQILARFQLRSLKQGDTSLEEFVTKARSLIDESGYAATAVDETLRDTLVFGLKSDKVRKDAIALGNMLTFKQIYDLAKIEESTKAQMEIITTNNITNDLHAMKRQPAYRKSNNKSVFQRQRHSKPSMKDENKSSADRCQKCGRRHYRYDDCPAAGVRCNHCGRIGHFKRVCRIMQRERHKLHEVVDKFDSHYIDDGGSSEDETGNIECISSNKLHRQHSIVNGMISRSGSVPVKEKIFVRVKLNDKFNVKLKIDTGADICTITRDDLRRLDMKLHVKDNSCILHKYGGGSIKTFGQAKIKVTFNGKSMWINFIIVEGNGSPSVLGCKQAQELGVITVNIHDIESGKQKNVNPCNTENSCQEAAEKGILTKSQLLDEYKDCFDKIGRFPHDRYHIQLKDNAQPVVHPPRTVPVHILPLYKKELENMIANDVVEPVTQPTDWVNSIVCNVTKTSDGKQKDIFQKKLDDIFQNIPNVTGIADDIIVYVETPEEHDKSFIKMLNECRKNNIGLNSEKLQFKQKKVEFYGHSLSDKGIQPSEDKLRVIKNIKSPENAKELLTILGMITYLNRFSTKIAELSAPLRRLTKKSVQFVWESKHQHGLDRIKAEHCTVRILSYYDPNPNTTTILQCDASLKGLGDWIKQIDCNGEENIVAMGSRALTDAESRYSNIERECLAVAYGLEKFEYYLYGRHVIVETDHSPLEQIFKKNIVDAPARLQRLLLKCLKFDVTVKYKQGIKIPVADALSRVIENEKEKNSEQYKIHFMASEAPPINLEVIKQATDEDMVCNKLKEIIYKGWPDQRKQCPQEGWDYWNFRCDLVLENGLIVKGNRIVVPSKLRSQVLNALHSGHQGETKCLLLARQSVFWPGITKNVTDMVKSCELCNKYHSAQAKMPMMKPDLPSRPWEKLGTDIFEFQGKKYLMIVDYFSRFPVVRKLQDMTAESVCEQFSNVLAEYGLCSTILADFGSQYVSQLF from the exons ATGGCGGATAAATTTAAAACACCGGAGATGGACTGGACGAGTGCAGGCAATATGCATAAGCGGTTTAAGTTATTCAAACAGAAGTGCGACCTTATCTTCGACGGGCCACTTGCTGATAAACCGGAAGCCTACAAGGTGAGAATGTTATTACTCTGGATCAATGATAAAGGTCttgaaatttacaatacatCTGTTTGGACAGAGGAGGGTGATAACATGAAGTTGGCAAGAGTATTGGAAAAGCTTGAAGCCTATACTAAACCGCAAGGTAACCAGATACTAGCTCGTTTTCAATTGCGAAGTTTGAAACAAGGTGACACATCTCTAGAAGAGTTTGTCACAAAAGCACGATCTCTCATTGATGAAAGTGGTTATGCTGCAACTGCAGTAGATGAAACACTACGAGATACATTGGTTTTTGGtttaaaatctgacaaagtgCGTAAAGATGCAATTGCTTTGGGTAATATGTTGacattcaaacaaatttatgatCTTGCTAAAATAGAGGAAAGTACCAAAGCACAAATGGAGATTATTACAACAAATAACATAACCAATGATTTACATGCAATGAAGAGACAACCAGCATATAGAAAATCCAACAACAAGTCAGTGTTTCAAAGACAAAGACACAGTAAGCCAAGCATGAAGGATGAAAATAAGTCCAGTGCAGATAGATGTCAAAAATGCGGTAGAAGACACTACAGATATGATGATTGCCCTGCAGCAGGAGTACGATGTAATCACTGTGGGCGAATCGGGCACTTCAAAAGAGTTTGCCGCATAATGCAAAGAGAAAGACATAAGCTACACGAAGTAGTGGATAAATTTGATAGCCATTACATTGATGATGGTGGATCAAGCGAAGACGAAACAGGGAATATTGAGTGCATAAGCTCAAATAAGTTGCATAGACAACACAGTATAGTGAATGGTATGATTTCACGAAGCGGATCAGTCCCTGTCAAAGAGAAAATATTTGTCCGAGTGAAGTTGAATGACAAATTCAAtgtaaaactaaaaattgatacAGGAGCAGATATATGTACAATCACGAGAGATGATTTACGACGCTTGGATATGAAGCTCCATGTAAAAGACAATAGCTGTATACTACATAAGTATGGCGGTGGGAGTATAAAAACATTTGGACAAGCAAAGATAAAAGTTACCTTCAATGGAAAATCAATGTGGATTAATTTCATTATAGTTGAAGGTAATGGAAGCCCATCAGTTCTTGGATGCAAACAGGCGCAAGAATTGGGTGTAATTACAGTGAATATCCATGATATTGAGAGCGGAAAGCAGAAAAATGTGAATCCGTGTAATACAGAAAATTCTTGTCAAGAAGCTGCTGAGAAAGGAATTCTCACAAAAAGTCAATTGCTTGATGAATATAAGGATTGTTTTGACAAGATTGGTCGTTTTCCACATGATAGATACCACATTCAGTTAAAAGATAATGCACAACCAGTTGTACATCCACCTCGAACAGTGCCTGTACACATTTTACCTTTGTACAAAAAGGAGTTGGAAAATATGATTGCAAATGATGTGGTAGAACCAGTTACACAGCCTACTGACTGGGTAAACTCAATTGTGTGCAACGTCACAAAGACAAGTGATGGAAAACAAAAG GATATATTCCAGAAGAAGCTGgatgatatatttcaaaatatccccAATGTGACTGGTATAGCCGACGATATAATCGTGTATGTTGAAACACCAGAAGAACATGACAAATCATTcataaaaatgttgaatgaatgcagaaaaaataatattggacTGAATAGTGAGAAATTGCAGTTCAAGCAGAAAAAAGTTGAATTCTATGGACATTCCTTGTCAGATAAAGGAATACAACCATCTGAGGATAAATTGAGAGTGATAAAGAATATAAAATCACCGGAAAATGCAAAGGAATTGCTCACCATCCTCGGAATGATAACATATCTCAACAGATTTTCAACGAAAATTGCAGAATTATCAGCACCGCTGAGAAGATTGACAAAGAAAAGTGTACAATTTGTTTGGGAGTCTAAACATCAACATGGTTTAGATAGAATAAAAGCTGAACATTGTACAGTGagaattttatcatattatgACCCTAACCCAAACACAACTACAATTTTGCAATGTGATGCAAGTTTAAAAGGTCTTGGGGACTGGATTAAACAAATTGATTGCAATGGTGAAGAAAATATAGTTGCAATGGGATCAAGAGCACTCACAGATGCTGAAAGCAGGTATTCTAACATAGAAAGAGAATGTTTAGCAGTTGCTTATGGTCTGgagaaatttgaatattatctaTATGGACGACATGTAATTGTTGAAACAGATCACTCTCCACTAGAAcaaatattcaagaaaaatattGTTGACGCTCCAGCAAGACTGCAACGGTTATtgctaaaatgtttaaaatttgatgTCACAGTCAAGTACAAGCAAGGAATAAAAATACCTGTCGCTGATGCGTTGTCAAGAgtgattgaaaatgaaaaagagAAGAATAGCGAGCAATATAAAATACACTTCATGGCAAGTGAAGCACCACCAATAAATTTGGAAGTTATAAAACAAGCGACAGATGAAGACATGGTATGTAACAAGTTGAAAGAAATTATTTACAAGGGTTGGCCTGATCAAAGAAAACAATGTCCACAAGAGGGATGGGACTATTGGAACTTTCGATGTGATTTAGTTCTTGAAAATGGCCTCATTGTCAAAGGAAATCGAATAGTTGTACCTAGCAAACTAAGGTCACAAGTTTTGAATGCCCTTCACAGTGGACATCAAGGTGAAACTaaatgtttattgctggcaagACAATCAGTGTTTTGGCCTggaattacaaaaaatgtaacTGACATGGTAAAGAGTTGTGAGTTATGTAACAAATATCATTCTGCTCAAGCAAAAATGCCAATGATGAAACCTGATTTACCTTCAAGGCCATGGGAAAAACTTGGAACAGATATTTTTGAGTTCCAAGGCAAGAAGTATTTAATGATTGTGGATTACTTTTCAAGATTTCCAGTTGTGAGAAAACTGCAAGATATGACAGCTGAATCAGTATGtgaacaattttcaaatgtacTTGCAGAATATGGTTTATGTTCCACAATACTAGCAGATTTTGGATCTCAATATGTGAGTCAATTGTTCTGA